A stretch of DNA from Elusimicrobiota bacterium:
TAGATGCCATATTCTCTTTCCGCTAGTTCTTTCGCTAGCTCATGAGACACCTTACCAGCATCTTTTAAAATATCTTTTCTATTAATCTGTAAAAATTCATGAAGTCTTTCTACCCAGTCTTTCATATACATTGGAATTCTTTGCATTGCCTGCCCTTCAGCGAATACGAGATATTGCTCGACAAGATTATTTAAAACCAAAAGCTCTTGCCCATCCAAATAATTTTTAGCAATTGCCACCTCGTCTTTAGTCGGCTTGACTCCTCTGAAATTTGTTAAACCAGCATTTAGCTTTTTGCTATCTACCCTACTGGCGATTATCTCCGCCGCTGTGTTTCCAGTAATAGCATAATGAATTTTGTTTTGCACTGTCTTAAAAAATACAATGCTTTGTTCGTCGGTTGGGTCATAATCAACACTCGTGGCATAAATATCAGTAATTTTCCGATAAAATCGTTTTTCAGAAGTGCGAATATCCGATAGGCGACGAGCTAATTCTTCAAAATAATCAAATGGCAGATCGGGATTTTTTAGTCGTTCATCATCCAACACAAAACCCTTAATAATATATTCGCGTAAATGCATCGTCGCCCACTGCCGAAAAGCTGTGGCAATAGAGCTCTTTACACGATACCCGACTGAAATTATAAGATCAAGATTATAATAATTTGTTGAATAATTTTTGCCATCGGTGGCAGTTGTCAAGAAATCCTTTACAACTGAATTTGTCTGCAACTCGCCCTCTTCAAAAATATTTTTTATATGTTGGCTTATATTCTGTTTGGTTGTTTGAAAAAGATCTGCTAACGCATTTTGTGTAAGCCATACTGTTTCATTTTCAAAACGAACATCTATTTTTATTTGTCCTTCTTCCGTTTTATATATCACAATTTGTGAT
This window harbors:
- a CDS encoding virulence RhuM family protein codes for the protein MKKNNQKSQIVIYKTEEGQIKIDVRFENETVWLTQNALADLFQTTKQNISQHIKNIFEEGELQTNSVVKDFLTTATDGKNYSTNYYNLDLIISVGYRVKSSIATAFRQWATMHLREYIIKGFVLDDERLKNPDLPFDYFEELARRLSDIRTSEKRFYRKITDIYATSVDYDPTDEQSIVFFKTVQNKIHYAITGNTAAEIIASRVDSKKLNAGLTNFRGVKPTKDEVAIAKNYLDGQELLVLNNLVEQYLVFAEGQAMQRIPMYMKDWVERLHEFLQINRKDILKDAGKVSHELAKELAEREYGIYYQKNLKTPSKADKDFDAFANKTVKLIGKNKNKK